AGCAGCGACCAGCACAGCCCGCCGATCAGCGTCGCCACGGCAAACAGCACTGTTGACAGGAGCAACGGGCCAGGTCGAACGGTCACTTCGGACCAATCGACCTGCCGCGCCCCGAGCCACAGAGTGCGGGCCAGGTAGAAGAAGCACAGCAGAATCACCAGTACGGCCACAGTGGTACGCAGCCAGCGAGGGACCCGAAAGAGGCCTGCTTCACGTCTCATGTCGCCATTACCTCGTGGTAGACCGCCAGCAGGCGTTGAGCGGAGACTTCGTTGGAGAACTGAGTGGCTTGACGCAGCCCCGCCTTGCGCATGGTCTGGCGCGCCTCAGGCTCTCTCAACACCTCTTGCAGCGTCTGCGCCCAGGCCTCAGCATCACCGGCCGCCTCCACGATGCGCGCGGCATCGCCCACCACTTCGCCGATGGCTCCCGCTCCCGAGGTAATCACAGGCAGCCCACAGGCCATCGCCTCCAGCGGCACCAGGCCAAAACCCTCCTGCAGCGAGGGGAAGGTCAGCACCGTAGCGGCGTTGTACAGCGCGGGCAGATCCTCGGATGGCACGGCACCCAGCCACGTCACCTGCGAGGCCAACTCCCCGCTTTCCAGGCCACGCAGTAGCTCGCCATCGCGCCCTTTGCCATAGAGCCGACCGATCAGGACCAGCCTGACGTCCTGCCCTCGCTCTCGCAAGAGGGCTATGGCCCGCACCACGGGCAGCAGGTTCTTTTTGCGCGAGATGCTGCCCACGTGAAGCACAAATTGATCCGGCAGACCATACTTGCTGCGGATGGCGGCTACCTGCTCCGCTGGCAGGGGACGGTAGCTCTCGTCGTAGCCGGGGTAGATCACCTCAACCCGGCCGCGCTCGAGCCGGTAGAAACGCTCCAGGTCGTGGGCAGTGTCCTGCGAGATCGCTATCACCCGGTCCGCATGTCGCAGGGTAAGCGGCTCCACCCAACGCCAGTAGAGCCGATCGGACCAGGGGTAGATCTCGGGGTAGAGCAACACGCTGAGGTCATAGACCGTGACCACCGAGCGGCAGGGAACGAAGAAGGAGCCCAGGTTCTTCACAAAGTGCACCAGGTCAATCCGCTCGCGGCGCAGCAGGCCCGGCAGCACCCCTTGCGCCCACAGTCGGCTGGCCAGCCGGCCCCGCTTCCCGGCTACGACCTGCCTGGCGTGAGGCGCGTCAAGGGACGGCTCCTCCTGGTCCACCACGATCCTGTACTCGTTCTCCTGGTCGAGGCGCAGCAGTGCCTGGAGCTGATTGAGCGTGGCGGTACGCCCGCCCCCGGGCTCTCTGATGCCCAGCGCATCGATGGCGATCTTCATTTCGCCTTGCTCGCCAGGGCAAAGATGTCGTCGCAAAAGACCCAGCGGAACGGATAGGCGCTGGCCAGGAAACGCATCACGCTCCGCACGAGGGGGCTGCGTTCCTGGGAGTAGGACTGGGTCGGCTGGAGCCACACCCTGGCCGAGAAGCCGGCCTCTTTCAGAGCGCGGCGCAAGGTCAGAGGAGTTTGTTCGTTCACGTGCACCGTCGACACAAACTGCCAGCGCGCCCGCGGGTCGCTCGGCAGATTCTTGCCGCGCAGCCGCTGCACTCCCCGAAACAGCGGGTAGCCCCAGCGGTAGTACCACAGGTTGGGCATGGTATGTACGATCAGCAGTCCATCCGGTTTGAGCACGCGGCGAACGTCCCCCAGGGCCGCAGCCAACTCGGCGGGGTAGAGATGTTCCACAATGTCCAGCATCAGCGCCAGGTCGAAGGACTCGTTCCGAAAAGGCAGGTAGCGGGCATCGGCTCTCTGGTAGTGGCCTGGCTCGGTGCCTGCACCCTGCCGCGCGAGCTGCAGCGCATCGGCCGAATAGTCCACCCCGCACGCTTCCGCACCCTGGTGCACACAGTAGAGCACCACCTCGCCGCGCCCGCAGCCCACATCGAGCACTCGCTTGCCGGCCATATCACCGGCGATGGACAATGCCGCCTGGAGACGTGCTGGCAATCGCCCCTGTTCGAATTCCTCGTGGCCATCGCACTCGGTGAGAAAGTACTCGCGGCTGTAGGTGTCCGACGACACTCCCGCTGGCTGATCGCCGCCCGGTCTGGTGTCCGTCATGCCGACTTGTCCTTGCGCAGGACCCAGTTGTGGTTGGGCAGCAGACTATACAGCAGGCGCCACACCGCCACCGGGATGTGGCGCACCAATCGGGCCAGCGGCACTTCGTTGCGTGTGAAGAAGCGGTCCGGGTCACGCAGCATGGCAATGGTATAGTCCTCGATTGCGAAGCCGCGCAAGACCTCCTTCAACTGGCCACAGGTGAGCGGTTTCTCGTCGTAGGCCTGACCTTTGCCGATGCAGCGCACGATCCACGAGGCCCAGCTCAGGGGCAGCCAGTGCAGGAAGGGCAGCCGCAGCGCATCCGCCTGGAGCAAGAACAGGTTGTCTCGTTGCGGCGCGAGGGCGACAGCTGCACCATCCGGATCGACGCCCACTACCTGACCCAGCTCCTCCGCCAGGTGGTAGGAGATCAGGCCAGAGGCGCAACCCACATCGAGACAGCGCAGGTGGCGCAGGTCACCTTTGATGGCATCGTGCAGCACCGTCAGGATCTTACGCGCTTTGGTACGGCGTGATTCTGGATCGCGCAGGCGAGAGCCCGAGGGATAGGCTGAGCTTTCAGTGGGCGGCAGCAAGGGATTGCTCATACACCTCCACAAACCGCCGCGCTATGCTGTGCCAGGTCAGCTCCTGCTCTATCTTGTTCCGGTTGGCCTGACTCATCCGCGCCGCCACCTCGGGAGACGCAAGCAGTTGCAGGATCGCAGCGGCAAGCTGGACCGGATCCTTCTCCCCCACCAGCAGTCCATTCTCGCCGTCGCGCACTACCTCCGGAATGCCAGCAACCCGGCTGGCCACCAGCGGCTTGCCACAGGCCATCGCCTCCAGAGCCGTGTTCGGCAGGCCGTCGATATTGCCCTGCTGGTCGTGTACTGAGGGTACTACAAAGACATCGGCCATGTTGAGATAGCGTACGGTCTCCTCCCAGGGCACGCTGCCGGGAAGAAGCAAATGGGACTCGACACCCAGGTCGCGGGCCAGGCCCCTCAGCTCGTCCTCCAGTGCCCCGCCTCCGGCGATCACCACGCGCACGTTGGGAAATTGCCCCAGGAGGAGCGGCATGGCTCGCACCAGGTACTCAAAGCCCTTTTTGTACACCAGCCGCCCCAGCGCCAGCACCACCGGAGCGCTCTCGGGAATACTGAGCTTGCCCTTTTGCTCCAGTCCCATCGCCCGGTCAGGTCGGAACCGCGCCGTATCCACCCCGTAGGGGATCAGCCTGGAGCGCGCGGGTGACAGTCCGTGCCGCTGAGCTCGTTCCAGCAGGTCCGAGCTGCAGCCGGTGACGTACCGTGCGCGGCCAAAGGCCGTACGCGCCACCCAGCGGGCCACGGCGTTCTTCTCCAGCACGAACACGTCGGAGCCGTGCAGGCTGATCACCAGCGGTGCCCCCGTGAGCCGGGATACCACGTCGCCGATACCGCCTCCCGGCACGACCCAGTGGGCGTGTATCAGGTCGAACCGCACCCGGGCATTCCAGCGCAACATACTCGCCACCGCGGCTGTGGCGTAGAGTGGCAGCACGGGCCAGTTGCCCTTGCGCAGGGCCACGTCGCTTTCCAGCGACTGTCCATAGCCGACGCAATGCCAGGTCTTCAGGGGAGCGTAGCGAAAGCGGTGTACCTGAACGGGGCTGGCCGGTTCCTGCTGAGCGGGATCATAGCCGGCAACGACGTGCACCTCGTGGCCCAGCCTGGTGACTTCCTCGGCCAGGGAGCGCACAAAGGTGCCGGCAATATCCCCCTCAAAACGGGGATAGGATGAGGTGATCATGCCGATCTTCACAGCAGCTCCGATTGTTGCCAGGGGTAAACGTTATTATAATGTCCACCAATGTCCCAACCAAACTCGAGGAGCCTGTCCGTGAAGCGAATACAGACGGTTGCTCTGTGGATACTCATTCTGAGCCTCGCGGCCGGCTGCCATCCGGCAGCTACACTCACGCCGCCCGAACCCACCGCCGTTGTCCTGCCAACCGAAACACCGATTCCTCCCACTGCCACACCCAGGGTCTGGCCGACCTCCAAGACCCCCGCACCGGAAATGGCTGTGCTCCCCGTGGGCTATACCGCCACTCTGCAGGAGACTCAGCATGGCGTCATCGGCAAGGCAGTAATGGCCGGACTGCAGACGATGATCATCAATGGCTTTTCCTTTGATGGGCAGGGGCCACCAGCCGAGATCCGACTGGTCAAACAGGGGAACTGGGACGTCGCAGTGGCCACCCTGCTCAAGCTCGAGCCGCGTCCGTACGACCAGGAGCTGTTGGTGATGGAGGTTCCCGGTCACCTCGAGCCAATGCAAGCCGACACCATCGCCGTCTACTGCCCGGAAACCAAGACCCTGTACGGCTGGGGGCTGTTCCAGTAGTCCTACTGGCGCGCTCGCCGCGCCACCAGGTCGGCCAGCAGACCCACCGCTCCAATCTGGAGCGCCGTGAGCAGTAGTAACAGGGTAGAAGGCGCAAAGTGGAAGCGGTAGGCCACGATGTCGTACAGCGCCTTGACCAGCCCCACTCCGAACATCCCCAGGCTCAACGGTAGAAACACCTTGATCGGGTTAAAGTAGGTCACCGCACGTACGACCAGCGTGAGATAGTTGTACGTGTCGCGCAGGGGATGGAACTTGCTGTGCCCCTTGCGGGTGTAATAGTCGATGGGCACGAACTTGACCCCGAGGCCGTCGCTCAAGAAGGCGATGGTGATGGTGCTGACCCACGAGTGCGTGTTGGGTAGAATGTTCAAGTAACGCATCGCCAGATCCTTGCGAAACGCGCGTAGCCCCGAGTTCAGGTCCGGGATCTCCGTCTCGGTCAGGTAGGAAGCCAGCTTACGAATGAACCACTTGGCCGGAGTTCTCAGCCAGCGAATGGTGCCCTTTTCCTTGATCCGCGCGCCGATGACCATTTGGTAGCGCTGATCGCCATTGGCATCCTTCTCTTCCAGGTACTGCAGCAGCTTGGGCATATCCTGGTTGGGATAGGTGCCGTCGCCATCGGTCATGATCACCACGTCGCCGCGGGCCGCCTTCAGGCCGGTAGTGCGCGCCGCGCCGTTGCCTCGGTTGCGCTCGTGGTGCAGCAGCCGCACCCGCGGAAATCGTGACACGATCTCTACCGTGCGGTCCGTCGAACCATCGTTGACCACGATAAGCTCGTAGGCCAACCCGCTGGCGTCCATCGTACGTTCAATCAGCTCCAGGTCGCCGGCAATGGCTTCCTCTTCGTTATAGACCGGAATGACCACACTGACCAGATCCATGCTGCTCCTTACACTTCTTCGGCGAACGTTTGGCGATAGCGCAGGAAGAACCAGTAGCCGACCACCAGAATGATCACGGACGTAGCCACCGTGCGAAGAAAGAAGTCCCACGCCGGAGGGGCGCCGTTGTACAGGATCACGCGGTAGGTAGCGATGAGCGACGCCATCGGATTCAGAATATAGACCAGGCGGCGCACGTCGAGGGTCAGCCCGAGCAGCATCTTTTGCTGCGGCAGCACCTCAATCGGATAGAACACCGGCGTCAGAAAGAACCAGGCCAGGATAAGCACTTCCATAATCATGGCCGTATCGCGGTAGAACACATTGGCCGTCGAGAGGATCAGCCCCAGCCCCGCGGTGAAAAAGACCTGGGTCACAATGACCACCGGCAGCAGCCAGGCCCAGCGAGTGAGGGGCATACGAAAGGCCAGGATCATCACAAAGAGCACGATCAGAGCCAGCAAAAAGTTGACCAGGTTGCCCAGGATCACCGAGATGGGCAGCACCTCACGCGGAAAGTAGACCTTTTTGATCAGCGGAGCGTTGTTGACGATGCTGGCAATGGCCCCCATCAGCGAATCCCGGAAAAAG
This DNA window, taken from Chloroflexi bacterium ADurb.Bin180, encodes the following:
- the mshA_8 gene encoding D-inositol 3-phosphate glycosyltransferase, whose protein sequence is MKIAIDALGIREPGGGRTATLNQLQALLRLDQENEYRIVVDQEEPSLDAPHARQVVAGKRGRLASRLWAQGVLPGLLRRERIDLVHFVKNLGSFFVPCRSVVTVYDLSVLLYPEIYPWSDRLYWRWVEPLTLRHADRVIAISQDTAHDLERFYRLERGRVEVIYPGYDESYRPLPAEQVAAIRSKYGLPDQFVLHVGSISRKKNLLPVVRAIALLRERGQDVRLVLIGRLYGKGRDGELLRGLESGELASQVTWLGAVPSEDLPALYNAATVLTFPSLQEGFGLVPLEAMACGLPVITSGAGAIGEVVGDAARIVEAAGDAEAWAQTLQEVLREPEARQTMRKAGLRQATQFSNEVSAQRLLAVYHEVMAT
- the tagG gene encoding Teichoic acid translocation permease protein TagG; protein product: MPEACSYTILAGMISRLLELLHYRELVANLVVRDLKVRYKNSVLGVLWSLVNPLAMMAVFTLVFTFMLPNNTTPNFPVFVLCGILPWNFFRDSLMGAIASIVNNAPLIKKVYFPREVLPISVILGNLVNFLLALIVLFVMILAFRMPLTRWAWLLPVVIVTQVFFTAGLGLILSTANVFYRDTAMIMEVLILAWFFLTPVFYPIEVLPQQKMLLGLTLDVRRLVYILNPMASLIATYRVILYNGAPPAWDFFLRTVATSVIILVVGYWFFLRYRQTFAEEV
- the ubiE_4 gene encoding Demethylmenaquinone methyltransferase produces the protein MTDTRPGGDQPAGVSSDTYSREYFLTECDGHEEFEQGRLPARLQAALSIAGDMAGKRVLDVGCGRGEVVLYCVHQGAEACGVDYSADALQLARQGAGTEPGHYQRADARYLPFRNESFDLALMLDIVEHLYPAELAAALGDVRRVLKPDGLLIVHTMPNLWYYRWGYPLFRGVQRLRGKNLPSDPRARWQFVSTVHVNEQTPLTLRRALKEAGFSARVWLQPTQSYSQERSPLVRSVMRFLASAYPFRWVFCDDIFALASKAK
- the arnC_5 gene encoding Undecaprenyl-phosphate 4-deoxy-4-formamido-L-arabinose transferase, which produces MDLVSVVIPVYNEEEAIAGDLELIERTMDASGLAYELIVVNDGSTDRTVEIVSRFPRVRLLHHERNRGNGAARTTGLKAARGDVVIMTDGDGTYPNQDMPKLLQYLEEKDANGDQRYQMVIGARIKEKGTIRWLRTPAKWFIRKLASYLTETEIPDLNSGLRAFRKDLAMRYLNILPNTHSWVSTITIAFLSDGLGVKFVPIDYYTRKGHSKFHPLRDTYNYLTLVVRAVTYFNPIKVFLPLSLGMFGVGLVKALYDIVAYRFHFAPSTLLLLLTALQIGAVGLLADLVARRARQ
- the pimB_6 gene encoding GDP-mannose-dependent alpha-(1-6)-phosphatidylinositol monomannoside mannosyltransferase, with amino-acid sequence MKIGMITSSYPRFEGDIAGTFVRSLAEEVTRLGHEVHVVAGYDPAQQEPASPVQVHRFRYAPLKTWHCVGYGQSLESDVALRKGNWPVLPLYATAAVASMLRWNARVRFDLIHAHWVVPGGGIGDVVSRLTGAPLVISLHGSDVFVLEKNAVARWVARTAFGRARYVTGCSSDLLERAQRHGLSPARSRLIPYGVDTARFRPDRAMGLEQKGKLSIPESAPVVLALGRLVYKKGFEYLVRAMPLLLGQFPNVRVVIAGGGALEDELRGLARDLGVESHLLLPGSVPWEETVRYLNMADVFVVPSVHDQQGNIDGLPNTALEAMACGKPLVASRVAGIPEVVRDGENGLLVGEKDPVQLAAAILQLLASPEVAARMSQANRNKIEQELTWHSIARRFVEVYEQSLAAAH